The proteins below are encoded in one region of Rana temporaria chromosome 2, aRanTem1.1, whole genome shotgun sequence:
- the PRSS23 gene encoding serine protease 23 isoform X1, translating into MPAKFYERILVQLSKRLLLKEIKMASKMSTVWVLLFLVPCVQLQGTNMKPTWPTYKVPVIVPESTTGLEKPHFDAAPRLDVPCSCGPDCHKHFPTPTVEDLKENMAYETLYANGSRILTEVGIYVLGTNAGTRNGASKSRQKRQIYGHDTRFNIYGKNFLLNYPFSTSVKLSTGCTGTLVAEKHVLTAAHCIHDGKSYVKGAQKLRVGFLKPKTKDGRKGFNHTYSGTGDKMKFQWIRVKRTHVPKGWIKGNANDIGMDYDYALLELKKPHKRQFMMIGVSPTGRQLPSHRIHFSGFDNDRPGDLVYRFCEVKDETYDLLYQQCDAQPGASGSGVYVRMWRRDKQQWERKIIGIFSGHQWVDKNGDKQDFNVAVRITPLKYAQICFWIKGNYIDCQDR; encoded by the coding sequence atTAAAAGAAATAAAGATGGCAAGTAAAATGTCCACGGTTTGGGTCCTCTTGTTCTTAGTGCCATGTGTACAACTTCAAGGAACTAATATGAAACCGACTTGGCCAACCTATAAAGTCCCCGTCATCGTTCCTGAGTCTACAACTGGTTTGGAGAAGCCTCACTTTGATGCGGCGCCAAGGCTAGACGTGCCATGTTCCTGCGGTCCTGATTGCCACAAACATTTCCCAACACCAACAGTTGAGGACCTGAAAGAGAACATGGCATATGAAACACTTTATGCCAATGGGAGCCGCATACTGACTGAAGTAGGCATCTACGTTCTTGGCACCAATGCCGGGACTAGAAACGGAGCCAGCAAGTCCCGTCAGAAGAGACAGATCTATGGTCATGACACTAGATTTAACATATATGGAAAGAACTTCTTACTTAATTATCCCTTCTCAACATCAGTAAAGTTATCCACAGGCTGTACAGGTACTTTGGTAGCTGAAAAACACGTCCTTACAGCAGCCCATTGTATCCATGATGGTAAAAGCTACGTTAAAGGAGCACAGAAGCTCAGAGTGGGCTTCTTAAAGCCAAAAACAAAAGATGGTCGTAAAGGTTTCAACCACACATATTCGGGAACAGGCGATAAAATGAAGTTCCAGTGGATTCGGGTGAAAAGGACACATGTCCCAAAAGGTTGGATTAAAGGTAATGCTAATGATATTGGCATGGATTATGACTATGCTTTGTTAGAGCTCAAAAAGCCACATAAAAGACAGTTCATGATGATCGGAGTAAGTCCTACAGGTCGCCAATTGCCTAGTCACCGAATCCACTTCTCTGGCTTTGACAATGACAGACCGGGAGACCTCGTGTACAGGTTCTGCGAAGTTAAGGACGAAACGTATGACCTTCTATACCAACAATGCGATGCCCAACCCGGCGCCAGCGGATCTGGAGTCTATGTCAGAATGTGGCGGAGAGATAAGCAACAGTGGGAGCGAAAAATTATTGGAATATTCTCCGGGCACCAGTGGGTTGACAAAAATGGTGACAAACAGGATTTCAATGTCGCTGTGCGCATCACGCCCCTTAAGTATGCCCAGATATGTTTCTGGATAAAGGGAAACTATATAGATTGTCAGGATCGTTGA
- the PRSS23 gene encoding serine protease 23 isoform X2 has product MASKMSTVWVLLFLVPCVQLQGTNMKPTWPTYKVPVIVPESTTGLEKPHFDAAPRLDVPCSCGPDCHKHFPTPTVEDLKENMAYETLYANGSRILTEVGIYVLGTNAGTRNGASKSRQKRQIYGHDTRFNIYGKNFLLNYPFSTSVKLSTGCTGTLVAEKHVLTAAHCIHDGKSYVKGAQKLRVGFLKPKTKDGRKGFNHTYSGTGDKMKFQWIRVKRTHVPKGWIKGNANDIGMDYDYALLELKKPHKRQFMMIGVSPTGRQLPSHRIHFSGFDNDRPGDLVYRFCEVKDETYDLLYQQCDAQPGASGSGVYVRMWRRDKQQWERKIIGIFSGHQWVDKNGDKQDFNVAVRITPLKYAQICFWIKGNYIDCQDR; this is encoded by the coding sequence ATGGCAAGTAAAATGTCCACGGTTTGGGTCCTCTTGTTCTTAGTGCCATGTGTACAACTTCAAGGAACTAATATGAAACCGACTTGGCCAACCTATAAAGTCCCCGTCATCGTTCCTGAGTCTACAACTGGTTTGGAGAAGCCTCACTTTGATGCGGCGCCAAGGCTAGACGTGCCATGTTCCTGCGGTCCTGATTGCCACAAACATTTCCCAACACCAACAGTTGAGGACCTGAAAGAGAACATGGCATATGAAACACTTTATGCCAATGGGAGCCGCATACTGACTGAAGTAGGCATCTACGTTCTTGGCACCAATGCCGGGACTAGAAACGGAGCCAGCAAGTCCCGTCAGAAGAGACAGATCTATGGTCATGACACTAGATTTAACATATATGGAAAGAACTTCTTACTTAATTATCCCTTCTCAACATCAGTAAAGTTATCCACAGGCTGTACAGGTACTTTGGTAGCTGAAAAACACGTCCTTACAGCAGCCCATTGTATCCATGATGGTAAAAGCTACGTTAAAGGAGCACAGAAGCTCAGAGTGGGCTTCTTAAAGCCAAAAACAAAAGATGGTCGTAAAGGTTTCAACCACACATATTCGGGAACAGGCGATAAAATGAAGTTCCAGTGGATTCGGGTGAAAAGGACACATGTCCCAAAAGGTTGGATTAAAGGTAATGCTAATGATATTGGCATGGATTATGACTATGCTTTGTTAGAGCTCAAAAAGCCACATAAAAGACAGTTCATGATGATCGGAGTAAGTCCTACAGGTCGCCAATTGCCTAGTCACCGAATCCACTTCTCTGGCTTTGACAATGACAGACCGGGAGACCTCGTGTACAGGTTCTGCGAAGTTAAGGACGAAACGTATGACCTTCTATACCAACAATGCGATGCCCAACCCGGCGCCAGCGGATCTGGAGTCTATGTCAGAATGTGGCGGAGAGATAAGCAACAGTGGGAGCGAAAAATTATTGGAATATTCTCCGGGCACCAGTGGGTTGACAAAAATGGTGACAAACAGGATTTCAATGTCGCTGTGCGCATCACGCCCCTTAAGTATGCCCAGATATGTTTCTGGATAAAGGGAAACTATATAGATTGTCAGGATCGTTGA